One Trichormus variabilis 0441 genomic window, ACCTTAGTAGCTTCAGAACTGATGGTTTTGATATTTTCCTCCACCATCGCCTGGGATACAGCATTGAGAATCTGCGCTGCTTGATTTGGATTGGGACTTTGATATCTCAAATCTAAAATGTTAGTCGCTGGGACTATAATCACTTTCAAATTTGAGCGAATATCCGAAGCTGTTAGTGGTTTTTGTGTGGAACTATCTTTTATCGGCGGATTGAGTTTAGAAATAGCTAGTTGCAAGACTGTTTGTGACTTCAGTAACTCTGCCTGATCTGCTAAGGGGTTACGTCCAATGGCTGTAGAGTTTATCTGGGTCAAGTCACGCCCCAATTCAGACACACTCGCCTTTTTATCATCCAACATCAATCGTGCTGATGTTTCATACAAACGTGGTGTCACCGCCAAGTAAGCAAATGATGCTCCGATGACAGATGCAAACACAGTCACCGCCGGAAAGCCTCTGCGTCCCAAGACCCCCAATAAGGTTGAAATGCCTTTTCCCATTACATATACCTGTAATTCACAATACTCTACAAGAAGGCTTGCACCTGTGTGGTGAAGAAGCCAGAAATGAGAATCTTCTGGACTCTGACTTCTGGATGTGTGCAATTATTCTTTACTGCCAACTCTGGCTAGACTAACTTCTCTAGAATTCGCTATACCGACTGGTTGAGATGAACTTAACAGCGTTTTGTATAGTTTGAGATTTTCCGCAGTTATATGCTCCCAACTATAATTTACTTGAATATTTCTTTGGGCATTTTTAGCCATTGCTGCTATTTGTTGGGGATGATGAATTGCCCAATCCAAGGAACTCACTAAAGAGTCTGTATTACCAGCCATAAATAGGGTTCCCATGCCTCCATTAATCAATTGTTGGTGAGGCAGAATATCGCTGGCTACTACTGGAACACCTTCCTGCATAGCTTCCAGCATTGCTAAAGGTAATCCCTCTAAATCAGAGGGTAAAACAAACATTCCCGCACCGCGAACAATTTCCCATAAACGAGAGCCGCGCAGTTCACCTGCAAAAATAATATTGGGATTATTAGCGACCTTTTCTAATAATTGAGAGGTATAAGATTGAGTATCGCTAACACCTCCGGCTAATACTAGTTTCCATCCTGGTGCTTGTAATTTAGAGAAGGCTTCAATCAGCAAATCAGGACGCTTTTCGGGAACTATTCTGCCAACAAATATCATGTAACGCCCAGGCTCTAGACCCAGTTGTTTACCATAGGTAAAACTGGGGTCTGATTCACCGTAGCTGGCGGGAGCGTTGGGGATATAAACTGTGTCCCGTCCATAGGTTTCGGCAAAGTAGGTTTTGAGAGCATCAGAGACAACAACCATGCCGTGAGCAAAACGGACGGCTGCCTTTTCTCCACTTTGAATTAGCCGAGTCGAGAAACTACCCCATTTGGCGCGTTGCCAATCTAAACCTTGACAAGTAACTACAATTTTCGCTGAGTTGGCAACTCTGGGTAGGAAAGTGAACAGAGAGGGGCCAAGAGCATGGAAATGTACAATATCATATCTCTCTGCGGTTGCAGCGATCGCTCCTAACGCAGAGGTGATGAATGCGTCTGCTCCTCTAGCAGCTATCCCAGGTAAGGAAATGACTCGCACACCTTGAAAATCATAATTTCCCAGCCAAGAAGTGTCTGTATATGAAGAACGGGCGAATAAATCCACACTATGACCTTGTGCAACTATCCGAGGATATACTTCTGCACAGTAATGCTCAATGCCACCCTGTTTAGGAGGAAGACCTTTTGCACCAATTACAGCAATTTTCATAGTCATGATGTTGAATTCTTTGATGAGGGAACACACTAAAATTAAAGACAGTTGGGAAAACTGTCTGTTTGTCAGCTAATGACCGAGAACTCTTTTAATTCCCAGCGATTTAACATATCGCCATAAACATCTCTCACGACAGTACGCGCAGCATAAGGTTGTGCTGTACGGATACAAGCCTCAATGGGATAATCTTGTGGTTTTAATAGTATCCGTCGTAAGCCATCGGCTATAGAATCCGGTGTCCTTTGCTCACAAACAATACCACTATCACAATGAAGTAATTTAGGAGTTTCACCGCATTTAGTTGTTACCACTGGCGTTCCACTAGCCAAGGCTTCTAAAACAACTAAGGGTAAACCTTCATAAGCACTGCTGAGAACAAAAGCACTACTCAAGCGATGTAATCTAGCCAATTCTTTTTGTTTCAATGCTCCCAGCATTGTCACCTGACTGGATAAGCCTAACTGTTCAATTTCCTGACGTACTGGAGTTGCTAATTCTCCATCGCCTGCTATTAATAGGTGCGTGTGGGGTTGATTTAAAGCGGCGAAAGCACGTACTAACAACACGGGATCTTTTTGGGGATGCAGTCTTCCAGCAAACAGAATAAAACGTGTTGCTGGGTCTAGTCCCATCTGCAATGCCAATTCGCGCCGATTCGCTTCTCTTTGTGGCTGACTCCCAGAATAGAAAACCTCGTTATCAAAGGAGTTTTTGACGAATGCCACACGGTCTTGTAATTGGGGATAACGCTGGCGGTAAAACTGTGCAGCATCAGTGTTACAAGACAATATCTGACTAAACTGGCGGATTAATATACTCTCAAGAGCAAAGTAAGCTGCTGGAAATCTGCGCCACAGTATGGCTTGGCGATCGGCCACAGTTGCCATCTGTGTGTGAATATCATTGTGAATAAATATCGTTTTTTCTCCCTGCCAGTTCATGGCTGCCAAGCTTGGCTCAAGCCGATGAAAGTGCATAAAATCTGATGACAGGGAACGGCCTAATAATGCCGCCGTATATCTGACTGTAGTCGGAATTAAACCTCTAACGTTATCGTCTTCTAACTTGAGAATCGGTAAAAAGCTAACTTCTCTACCTGCAAATTCTGCATCTTGCCATTTACCAAGGGGCTGACTAGAATCGCTAGCTGTTCCCACTAGCCGCACTTCAAAATCACTAGGAGCATACTTGATAAACGTGTTGATTAATGTCTGAATTCCTCCAATAGAAGTTTGCCAGGGATTAAACTGGTAAAAGATGGTTAGAACTGGTTTACGCATTACTCACACCCTAGGCGATATCATCACCCCGCAAGTTTGCAATCTAAGTCAATAGGGAAAACACTGCAAAATAGTTGTAAATTTTATAACTACTTTACATAATAACACACAGGTATATGGTAGTATCTCTAGGTTGAAAAGTCACTGTATCATTCCACTCTTTATAAAAACTTTACATTTTAGAGAGTATATACACTTGTAAAACACTTATGCAACACATAGGACTACTATTTGATTTGTGAATTATATGTAGGATGGGCAAAGCCTACCTTATCAGGGTTTTGGTGGGCATTACTCACCCTAAAGATACTTATGTTTGTTCAATAATCAAATCGAATTCCTAGAGAATTTAATTTCATTAATTTAAATCAACTTCATCATAACTTCATCAAGTTTGTGTATTTGTGCGGAAACAGGCTTATTGTCTTTTGTATTTGCCTGTACTTTGCTTTTTTCTAATTAAATGTGCTGACAGTATTAATAGATTCATTGGGGGATTGGGGATTGGGGACTGGGGATTGGGGACGAAATTTACTCCCTGGCTCCCGTTCGCGTAGCGTCCCGTAGGGAAGTTCGTCGGGAGGGAAACCCTCCTTGCGACTTCTCTTCCTGCCTCCCCTACATATCGTTCAACCCTTGCAAACGCACAGCCACACTACCTGCGTGGGCTGGTAAACCCTCGGTTTCTGCAAGAGTGACGGCGGACTGGCCTATTGCCTGCAATGCTGCTTGATTGCATTCTAAATAGGTGATTCGCTTGAGGAAATCGTAGACACTTAAGCCGGAAGCAAAGCGGGCAGAACGGGAAGTTGGTAATACGTGATTGGGGCCACCTAAATAATCGCCGATCGCCTCTGGGGTATAACGACCTAAAAATAAACTACCAGCACACTTAATTTGACTAGCTAGCAATTGGGGATTATCTACACACAGTTCTACGTGTTCTGGAGCTAGTTGATTGAGCAAAGGGATACTTTCGGCTAAATCCCTAACAATAATTACTGCCCCGTGATTTTGCCAACTGCTACTGGCTACTTTGGTGGTGGGTAAAGTGGTCAAAATTTGCTCAACTGCCCCAATCACTTGCTGGGCAAAGGATTCAGAGTCAGTAATTAAAATTGATTGAGCGCTGGGATCATGTTCAGCTTGAGATAATAAATCCCAGGCGATCCATTCTGGATTGTTTTGGCGATCGGCGACAACTAAAATTTCTGAAGGCCCGGCAATGCTGTCAATCCCCACAGTCCCAAATACTTGGCGTTTGGCTTCAGCAACGTAGGCATTACCAGGCCCCACAATTTTATCCACTGGGGTGATAGTTTCTGTACCGTAGGCTAACGCCCCGACTGCTTGCGCCCCACCTATACTATATATTTCTGTCACGCCGGCAACTTGGGCAGCAGCCAGGACGGCGGGATTGATTTCCCCATGAGGCATAGGAACAGTCATAACTATGCGTTCTACACCTGCAATTTTGGCGGGCAGGGCATTCATCAAAACCGAACTGGGATAACTGGCGCGTCCTCCAGGGACATAAATTCCTACTTGCGATAAAGCTACCCAATTTAAGCCTAGTTTTACGCCTACGGTGTCGGTGTAACCGATATCCTGGGGTAATTGTTTTTGATGAAAAGAACTAATACGTTCAGCCGCTAGTTCTATGGCTGCTTTCACCTCAGCTGAACATTTCGCTGCTTGTTCGGCAATGAAAGCCGCACTCAAATGATGAGAATGGGGACTATAGTGATCAAAACGACTGGTATATTCCTGAACTGCGGCATCACCATGCGCTTTCACATGAGCGAGTATATCGCGTACTGTACCACTAACATCAACCGTTGCTTCTCGGCGATCGCTCACCAAGCTTTGAAATCTGGTAGAAAATTCTTGGTCGGTTGTTTTCAAGACTAGCATGGACAGTATCTCTGGGCTAATGCCTGTTTGCAGTAAGGACAATATTTAGTGTAGAGCGATA contains:
- a CDS encoding glycosyltransferase family 4 protein, which gives rise to MKIAVIGAKGLPPKQGGIEHYCAEVYPRIVAQGHSVDLFARSSYTDTSWLGNYDFQGVRVISLPGIAARGADAFITSALGAIAATAERYDIVHFHALGPSLFTFLPRVANSAKIVVTCQGLDWQRAKWGSFSTRLIQSGEKAAVRFAHGMVVVSDALKTYFAETYGRDTVYIPNAPASYGESDPSFTYGKQLGLEPGRYMIFVGRIVPEKRPDLLIEAFSKLQAPGWKLVLAGGVSDTQSYTSQLLEKVANNPNIIFAGELRGSRLWEIVRGAGMFVLPSDLEGLPLAMLEAMQEGVPVVASDILPHQQLINGGMGTLFMAGNTDSLVSSLDWAIHHPQQIAAMAKNAQRNIQVNYSWEHITAENLKLYKTLLSSSQPVGIANSREVSLARVGSKE
- a CDS encoding glycosyltransferase, giving the protein MRKPVLTIFYQFNPWQTSIGGIQTLINTFIKYAPSDFEVRLVGTASDSSQPLGKWQDAEFAGREVSFLPILKLEDDNVRGLIPTTVRYTAALLGRSLSSDFMHFHRLEPSLAAMNWQGEKTIFIHNDIHTQMATVADRQAILWRRFPAAYFALESILIRQFSQILSCNTDAAQFYRQRYPQLQDRVAFVKNSFDNEVFYSGSQPQREANRRELALQMGLDPATRFILFAGRLHPQKDPVLLVRAFAALNQPHTHLLIAGDGELATPVRQEIEQLGLSSQVTMLGALKQKELARLHRLSSAFVLSSAYEGLPLVVLEALASGTPVVTTKCGETPKLLHCDSGIVCEQRTPDSIADGLRRILLKPQDYPIEACIRTAQPYAARTVVRDVYGDMLNRWELKEFSVIS
- the hisD gene encoding histidinol dehydrogenase; its protein translation is MLVLKTTDQEFSTRFQSLVSDRREATVDVSGTVRDILAHVKAHGDAAVQEYTSRFDHYSPHSHHLSAAFIAEQAAKCSAEVKAAIELAAERISSFHQKQLPQDIGYTDTVGVKLGLNWVALSQVGIYVPGGRASYPSSVLMNALPAKIAGVERIVMTVPMPHGEINPAVLAAAQVAGVTEIYSIGGAQAVGALAYGTETITPVDKIVGPGNAYVAEAKRQVFGTVGIDSIAGPSEILVVADRQNNPEWIAWDLLSQAEHDPSAQSILITDSESFAQQVIGAVEQILTTLPTTKVASSSWQNHGAVIIVRDLAESIPLLNQLAPEHVELCVDNPQLLASQIKCAGSLFLGRYTPEAIGDYLGGPNHVLPTSRSARFASGLSVYDFLKRITYLECNQAALQAIGQSAVTLAETEGLPAHAGSVAVRLQGLNDM